One Treponema primitia ZAS-1 genomic window carries:
- the pyrH gene encoding UMP kinase — MITVISLGGSIVAPDTVDEAFLKNFVALIREFLEAEAERRFIFVVGGGGPARVYQNAYREISATGGKKADNNEADWIGVMATRLNAQLVRALMGEWCSQDVITDPTQAADMTGKVLVAAGWKPGFSSDNDAVLLAERFRADSVINLSNIERVYTDDPKKNPQAKPIDAISWPDFRILVGDEWTPGKNVPFDPIASRRAAELGLRVICAAGRDLENLKKILRGEKFLGTTIG; from the coding sequence ATGATAACGGTCATTTCTCTGGGTGGTTCTATTGTAGCCCCCGATACGGTGGACGAAGCCTTTTTAAAGAACTTTGTCGCCCTGATCCGGGAATTTCTTGAGGCGGAGGCGGAACGGCGTTTCATCTTTGTGGTCGGCGGCGGCGGACCCGCCCGGGTCTACCAGAATGCCTACCGGGAAATCTCCGCAACCGGGGGCAAAAAAGCCGATAACAACGAGGCTGATTGGATCGGGGTAATGGCTACCAGACTCAATGCCCAGCTGGTCAGGGCTCTTATGGGCGAGTGGTGTTCCCAGGATGTGATTACGGACCCCACCCAAGCGGCGGATATGACCGGGAAAGTCCTGGTAGCTGCGGGCTGGAAACCGGGCTTCTCCTCGGACAACGACGCCGTGCTTCTGGCGGAACGGTTCCGGGCAGACTCGGTGATCAACCTCTCCAACATTGAGCGGGTCTACACGGATGATCCCAAGAAAAACCCCCAGGCAAAGCCGATAGACGCCATCTCCTGGCCGGATTTCCGTATCCTGGTTGGGGATGAATGGACCCCGGGCAAGAATGTCCCCTTCGACCCCATAGCAAGCCGGCGCGCCGCGGAGCTCGGCCTGCGGGTTATCTGCGCCGCAGGGCGCGACCTGGAAAACCTTAAAAAAATACTCCGGGGAGAAAAGTTCCTGGGAACAACCATCGGCTGA
- a CDS encoding diphosphate--fructose-6-phosphate 1-phosphotransferase: protein MELSALQRVRYTYKPKLPGSLSRPVTDIAVQLGNPTESISDQGALKARFKETYGKPLATFIQGKNDAISRKLSVGVILSGGQAPGGHNVIAGLYDGLKKGNPGSKLFGLLGGPSGLIDNKTVEINDPMMDIYRNTGGFDMIGSGRTKIESPEQFAASLETAKKLGLNAVVIIGGDDSNTNAALLAEYFLAKGSDIQVIGCPKTIDGDLKNENIEISFGFDTAVKTYSELIGNIERDANSAKKYWHFIKLMGRSASHITLECALQTQPNICFISEEVEAKKLSLGQVVDQICSSVVKRADNKENFGVVLIPEGLVEFIPEMKKLIEELNDIMANKEKEFSEQGSFHAQTDWLVTQLSDPSGYLFKSLPEEIAKELLMDRDPHGNVQVSRIETEKLLMGMTESKLRDLKKAGTYKGTFSALGHFFGYEGRCAFPTNFDADYCYSLGFSAFVLIASGLTGYLSSVKNLVAPADQWIAGGVPLTMMMNMEHRHGADKPVIRKALVELEGKPFKTFAAERETWSVKTSFIYPGSIQYYGPAEICDQPTITLKLEKS, encoded by the coding sequence ATGGAATTGTCGGCGCTGCAAAGAGTCCGCTATACCTACAAACCAAAACTTCCCGGTAGTTTATCCAGGCCGGTAACAGACATAGCAGTTCAGTTAGGAAACCCCACCGAATCCATATCGGATCAGGGCGCATTGAAAGCCCGTTTTAAAGAAACCTATGGCAAACCCCTGGCCACCTTTATACAGGGCAAGAATGACGCCATAAGCCGCAAACTTTCCGTGGGGGTGATCCTCTCGGGCGGTCAGGCCCCGGGGGGACACAATGTAATCGCCGGTCTCTATGACGGTCTCAAGAAGGGAAATCCCGGTTCAAAACTTTTCGGTCTTTTGGGAGGTCCCAGCGGCCTTATTGATAATAAAACTGTGGAAATAAACGACCCCATGATGGACATCTACCGGAATACCGGGGGCTTCGACATGATCGGTTCCGGACGGACCAAGATCGAAAGTCCGGAACAGTTTGCCGCTTCCCTGGAAACCGCCAAAAAACTGGGGCTTAACGCGGTGGTAATCATAGGCGGGGACGATTCCAACACCAATGCTGCCCTTCTGGCGGAGTACTTCCTTGCCAAGGGATCGGACATACAGGTTATCGGCTGTCCTAAAACCATAGACGGGGATCTAAAAAATGAAAACATCGAAATCTCCTTTGGGTTCGACACGGCGGTAAAGACCTACAGCGAGCTTATCGGAAATATTGAGCGGGACGCCAACAGCGCCAAAAAATACTGGCACTTTATCAAACTCATGGGCCGTTCCGCCAGCCACATCACCCTGGAGTGCGCTCTCCAAACCCAGCCGAATATCTGTTTCATCTCCGAAGAAGTGGAGGCCAAGAAACTATCCCTGGGTCAGGTGGTGGATCAGATATGCAGTTCCGTGGTTAAGCGGGCGGATAACAAGGAAAATTTCGGGGTGGTGCTTATCCCCGAGGGGCTGGTTGAATTCATTCCGGAAATGAAAAAACTCATTGAGGAACTGAACGATATTATGGCCAACAAGGAAAAAGAATTTTCCGAGCAGGGAAGTTTTCATGCCCAGACCGACTGGCTGGTAACACAGCTTTCGGATCCCTCGGGGTATCTCTTCAAGAGCCTTCCGGAAGAAATTGCCAAGGAACTCCTCATGGACCGGGATCCCCACGGCAATGTTCAGGTATCCCGTATCGAAACAGAAAAACTACTCATGGGCATGACGGAGAGCAAACTAAGGGATCTTAAAAAAGCGGGAACCTACAAGGGCACATTCAGCGCCCTGGGCCATTTCTTTGGTTACGAAGGCCGCTGCGCCTTCCCCACCAACTTCGATGCAGACTATTGCTACAGCCTTGGGTTCAGCGCCTTTGTGCTCATCGCCTCGGGCCTTACGGGCTACCTTTCCAGCGTAAAAAACCTGGTTGCCCCTGCGGACCAGTGGATAGCCGGCGGGGTCCCCCTGACCATGATGATGAACATGGAACACCGCCACGGCGCCGACAAACCGGTAATCCGGAAGGCCCTGGTGGAACTGGAGGGCAAACCCTTCAAAACCTTCGCCGCCGAACGGGAAACATGGTCGGTCAAGACCAGCTTTATCTACCCCGGCTCGATACAATACTACGGCCCCGCGGAGATCTGCGATCAGCCGACCATCACGTTGAAGCTGGAGAAGAGTTAA
- a CDS encoding transglutaminase domain-containing protein, producing MRRLFLFFPFILLFFSCIDRQPRIHLISPRIGIMGEVLTITGENFGATREESYVTIGGITPTTSSYIEWTDTRILVRIPEFGDSGLVCVYRGNRKSNSALFSNRSTMPQTIQGEYTGIEPNILSIEPPAGAVGSVVTIRGSGFGASREGGGVFFAWDAQLSPSAPTGVSGPGSVEVSETEFGYELWSEREIRVRVPDGAIGGNLTVHTPRGNARPMFFDIIGKPGTKTYKDKRNYAISYAVDIRVQEAEGPNRLYLWLPQPVNSASQRNIRILSRNVEPFIENYRGTSLFQMQNLESNTAAGISLSYLVEVYTVETDIRTNSITIASGNTASLASPVRAAYTAPSSRIPSDDPRIKEQTAALIGREQNPYIRAQRIYEYLLTKGGIQWEELAGGPLEALEEKKADPYRAALLFCTMARSAGIPAIPVSGVLLDRNRMLSRHYWAEFWIDGFGWIPVDPALGAGAAPPSFILRADRANYYFGNLDNQRISFSRGFTTLSHMDPRGRVAVRERDYALQNLWEEAVGGLESYSSLWSDVTINGVYYQ from the coding sequence ATGAGACGGCTCTTCTTATTTTTTCCATTCATACTCCTTTTTTTTTCATGTATAGACCGACAGCCCCGGATCCACTTGATTAGTCCCCGGATAGGGATAATGGGGGAGGTCCTCACTATAACAGGGGAAAATTTTGGAGCTACCCGGGAAGAATCCTACGTTACCATAGGGGGGATAACCCCCACCACTTCATCCTACATTGAATGGACCGATACCCGGATTCTGGTACGGATCCCCGAGTTTGGAGATTCCGGACTGGTCTGTGTTTACCGGGGCAATAGAAAAAGCAACTCCGCCCTGTTTTCCAACCGGTCAACCATGCCCCAGACTATCCAGGGGGAATATACCGGTATTGAGCCCAACATCCTCTCCATAGAACCTCCGGCCGGGGCGGTGGGTTCCGTGGTAACCATCCGGGGAAGCGGTTTCGGCGCCTCCCGAGAGGGCGGTGGGGTGTTTTTTGCCTGGGATGCACAACTGTCCCCGTCGGCGCCGACAGGGGTAAGCGGCCCGGGTTCGGTAGAAGTTTCGGAAACCGAATTTGGCTATGAGCTTTGGAGTGAGCGGGAAATCCGGGTCAGGGTTCCCGACGGAGCTATCGGGGGGAACCTCACGGTCCATACCCCACGGGGAAACGCCAGGCCGATGTTTTTCGACATCATCGGCAAACCGGGAACCAAGACCTATAAGGATAAACGGAACTACGCTATTTCCTACGCCGTGGATATCCGGGTTCAGGAGGCGGAAGGGCCAAACCGGCTTTACCTTTGGCTTCCCCAGCCGGTCAATTCTGCTTCCCAGCGGAATATCCGGATCCTATCCCGTAATGTGGAGCCCTTTATTGAAAATTATCGGGGAACCTCCCTTTTTCAGATGCAGAATTTAGAAAGTAATACCGCTGCGGGGATCAGCCTGTCCTATCTGGTGGAGGTTTATACGGTAGAAACCGATATCAGGACCAATTCCATAACAATCGCCTCCGGAAACACCGCTTCCTTAGCCTCCCCGGTTAGGGCTGCCTATACCGCGCCCAGCTCCCGGATCCCTTCGGATGATCCCCGGATAAAAGAGCAGACCGCCGCCCTTATAGGGAGGGAACAAAACCCCTATATTCGGGCCCAGCGTATCTACGAGTATCTCCTCACCAAGGGGGGAATCCAGTGGGAAGAGCTTGCGGGCGGACCCCTGGAAGCCCTGGAAGAAAAAAAAGCGGACCCCTATAGGGCTGCCCTACTCTTCTGTACCATGGCCCGTTCCGCGGGTATACCTGCAATTCCCGTCTCCGGGGTCCTCCTGGACCGGAACCGTATGCTCAGCCGTCATTATTGGGCCGAATTCTGGATAGATGGTTTTGGCTGGATACCGGTGGATCCAGCCCTGGGGGCAGGCGCTGCCCCGCCGTCTTTTATACTCCGGGCGGATAGGGCAAACTACTACTTTGGCAACCTGGACAACCAGCGGATAAGCTTCTCCCGGGGCTTTACCACCCTCTCCCATATGGATCCCCGGGGCCGGGTTGCCGTACGGGAAAGGGATTATGCCCTGCAGAACCTCTGGGAAGAAGCCGTGGGTGGTTTGGAGTCCTATTCATCACTGTGGAGTGACGTTACAATCAACGGTGTCTACTATCAGTGA